The Chloroflexota bacterium sequence CAATCGGAGAGGCCCATGCTGCGGGCAAGCCGAGCCGTGTAGATGGCCTCTTCGGCCGTCTTGCAGCCCGCCGTGTTGGGCAGGATGGCATAGCGCTTCCAATCTATGTAGTCCAGGATGGTGCGCTCGCCGGCGGAGAAGTCTATGCGCTTGAGGGCGACGGTGACCATCTCCGCGCCGGAGGCTTCGATGGCTCGGACCATCTCGTCCATGGTGCGGTACTTGCCGGTGCCCACCATGAGCCGAGAGCGCAGGCGCTTCCCCGCGATGACTAGATCTCTATCCATACAGGCCTCCTCCGCACAAAAGAAAACACCGCTCGCGAGCGGTGTTTTGAGAGGTGGCCTATGATCCCTGCGCTGGCATTACCCAGATCAGGTTCTAGCGGTCGTCCGCCTTAGGCGGACCTCTCAGCCTGGATACCCAAGCTCCCGCGTGCAACAAACCCACTATAGGCCCGTGGCAAAGGGGTGTCAATGCGAGGTCAACAGAAGGCGATAGGAAGGCTAGTCCTGCCTTGCTTTGAACCGGTGGTACCAGACAGCGTTCTTCAGCGCGCGCGCGGCACGGTCATACGAGGGGAAGCTGGGGACGCCTCCTGCTTCGAAACGGCTTGAAATCGTCTTGATGAGCTCGGCATCGGCAACGGGCTTGGGCGAGACGGTGACGCCGACCAGCGGCTTCTTCCCGCCGCGCTCCTTCAACTTCGCCATAGCGTCAATCTGCGCATCGGCCATGCCGGCCGCGCCGCGGAAGCTGAGGATGGGCACCTGCATGACGATGACGTCAATAACCGGGTCGTCGGTGAGGATGTCCAGGATCGTATCGAGCTCTTTGCGGTTGGTGCCCAGGTCTATCGGGTTGCTGAAGCTGGCGCCGACGAGGCTGAAGAATTCGCCGAGGCGCTTATAGGACTGCTGGGAGAGGGCCGGGACGCCCATGCCCGCGTGCGCGAAGGCGTCCGTGATGGAGACGGACTGGCCGCCTGCGCCGCCCATGAGGCCGCAGCCGCTTCCCGTGAAGGGCGGCAGCTTCACCAGGGCCTTTGCCGTATCCAGGGCCTCTTCCAGGTTCCGGACCAGGATCGCGCCCGTCTGCCTGCAGGCGGCCTCCCAGACGGCTAGGGATTCGGCGAGGGAGGCGGTGTGAGACGAAGTGGCGCGCTTGCCCTCCTCCGTCTGGCCGCCCTTCCAGATGATGACGGGCTTCTTTGCCGTCGTCTCCCGGAGGAGCTTGAAGAAGCGCCTGCCGTCCTTGAGGCCTTCCACATACATGACGATAACCTGCGTTTGGGCGTCCTGGGCCATGTACTCCAGGAAGTCGGCGTTCTCCAGCACGATGCCGTTGCCGAAGCTGACCATCTTGCTGATCTTTAAGCCGAGCTCCGGCGCGGCGAGGGAGACGGAGATGCCGTGGGAGCCGCTCTGGCTGCAGAAGGCGATATTACCGCCTTCATAGACGGGCTGGCCTGGAGAGAAGCAGAGCCCCGCGCCCGGGTTATAGATGCCCATGCAGTTGGGGCCGATGAGGACCATGCCCGATTGCCTGGCCATGCCAAGGACCTTGCTCTGCATCTCCATGCCGTCGGCCGTGTGGGTCTCGGCGAAGCCGGCGGTGAACATGGTGACGCCGCCGACCTTGTGGGTGATGCAATCGGCCAGGATGCGCGGGGCCACGGAGCGCGGGACGGCGATGATGCCATAGTCCACCGGGCCGGGAACTTCGGCCAGGCTCTTGAAGTTCCGGATGCCCATGGCCTCTATGCCGGGGATCTCGTTCGGGTCTATCTGGACGGAGTAGACATTGCCCTTGAACTGCTTCTGGCTGGAGAGCCACAGGTAGTTGGCGGCCTTCTTATCGCCAAAAACGACGACGGTCTGTGGGTTAAAGACGCGGTCGAGGGCGGCATGGGAGACGGGCATTGGGGGCCTCCTGAAGGCGGGAGGATTATAGCGCAGAGGCAGACGCCCTTGACGCGCCCTGTACAATTTGAGACGAGGTCTCACTTATGCCTGCCAAGGCACACCACCCGCTCGTCGAAGAGTCCCTTAGGCGCCTGGAGGAGAAGGGCTACCGCCTTACCGGGACGCGGGAGGATGTGGCGCGCGCGGTGGCCCAGCAGGGCAGCCACTTCACGGCGGAGTTGCTCTGCGAAGCCCTGCCGCGCGTGGGGCGGGCCACGGTCTATCGCAACATCAAGCTCTTGGTGGAGATGGGATTCCTCTGCCGGGTTCTTATGGAGGACGGCGAGCTGCACTATCAGGTGAGCCACAAGGGGCACCATCATCACCTGATCTGCACCTATTGCGGCCAGTCCCAGGACCTCCTGAACTGTGACTTCCAGGGCATGTTGAAGGAGAAGGCCTCCGCCCAAGGCTTTGAGGTCGA is a genomic window containing:
- a CDS encoding transcriptional repressor; translated protein: MPAKAHHPLVEESLRRLEEKGYRLTGTREDVARAVAQQGSHFTAELLCEALPRVGRATVYRNIKLLVEMGFLCRVLMEDGELHYQVSHKGHHHHLICTYCGQSQDLLNCDFQGMLKEKASAQGFEVERHTVELYGRCRTCASEATAA